In a genomic window of Nostoc sp. UHCC 0870:
- a CDS encoding CHAT domain-containing protein, whose product MRTNLQYFKIVALPLLLLLSCGTLEPNNQRVTINAQVKSNDQDKYFIEQLNIQAIAQSQQGQFPSALAKLQQALSISKTTALPFWEAVTFNNIGRVHQHQGDYSLALQAYLQAVVINREIGDRVELGKTYSNIGQLFNIQKKPALAIFFYKHCLINRELARLQPSVFSVPQPDAYSITVAQTYRLLGEKLLKQGRIAEAQRAIDLLKVEELQGYLQNVPGNQRTAKGIDIVAGEKPVKQKLEQTLDNAVALGKELNTLRKIPPQARSPQQKQRLQELVTQQQQLLEAFNTFLTSPAITAQLEQVSRTARRQNLDLESINALRDDLARLPQKSAIIYPLVLKDSLELVLVTPESPPIHRTVAVSDEKLNQTITAFRQALTNPSRDIKTPARQLHDWLIKPLETELKQAGTQTILYAPDGKLRYIPLSALYDGKQWLVERFGVNHITAASLTNLNTPRQQDLRILAGAFTQGSYQVALGNRRVALSGLPFAGIEVKTLASTFPQTKTLLDQAFSPEVTVPQMDDYTIVHLATHAAFVVGKPEDSFILFGNGDRVNLTNIATWSLPRVDLVVLSACETGLGGQLGNGQEILGFGYQIQKTGAKSAIASLWTVDDGGTQVLMSSFYHKLSSGNLTKARALQLAQIALITGNFPANNKAISAPNTDSLSHPYYWASFILIGNGS is encoded by the coding sequence ATGCGAACTAATCTCCAGTATTTTAAAATTGTAGCTTTACCGTTGCTTCTCCTGCTGAGTTGTGGGACATTAGAACCCAACAATCAACGGGTCACTATTAATGCTCAGGTAAAATCTAACGACCAAGACAAATATTTTATTGAGCAGTTAAATATACAAGCGATCGCCCAATCTCAGCAAGGCCAGTTTCCATCTGCGTTAGCAAAGCTACAGCAAGCTTTAAGTATCAGTAAAACCACAGCATTACCATTTTGGGAAGCTGTCACCTTCAATAACATCGGTAGAGTTCATCAACATCAAGGTGACTATTCCCTAGCACTGCAAGCTTATCTGCAAGCTGTAGTGATTAATCGAGAAATTGGCGATCGCGTAGAGTTAGGTAAAACTTACAGCAATATTGGTCAATTATTCAACATTCAAAAAAAACCAGCGTTAGCAATCTTTTTTTACAAGCATTGTCTGATTAACCGTGAATTAGCACGGTTGCAACCATCTGTTTTCTCTGTACCGCAACCAGATGCTTATAGTATCACTGTAGCTCAGACATACCGACTTTTGGGTGAAAAGTTGCTTAAACAAGGACGTATAGCCGAAGCACAAAGGGCAATTGATTTACTCAAAGTTGAGGAACTGCAAGGATATCTCCAGAATGTCCCCGGTAATCAACGCACTGCTAAAGGTATTGATATTGTCGCAGGCGAAAAACCCGTTAAACAAAAACTTGAGCAGACTTTAGATAATGCAGTAGCACTCGGCAAAGAATTAAACACATTAAGAAAAATACCACCCCAAGCGCGATCGCCACAACAAAAGCAACGTCTCCAGGAGTTGGTGACACAGCAACAGCAACTACTAGAAGCCTTTAATACATTTCTCACCAGTCCAGCTATCACCGCACAACTAGAACAAGTTAGCCGGACTGCTAGGCGGCAAAATTTAGATTTAGAAAGTATTAACGCCCTTAGAGATGATTTAGCCCGATTACCACAAAAATCTGCGATTATCTATCCCTTGGTTCTCAAAGATAGTTTGGAATTGGTACTAGTCACACCAGAATCACCGCCAATTCATCGCACAGTAGCAGTTAGTGATGAAAAACTCAATCAAACTATTACAGCTTTCCGTCAAGCCTTAACAAATCCTAGTCGGGATATTAAAACACCTGCACGCCAATTGCATGACTGGCTGATAAAACCCCTAGAAACAGAACTCAAACAGGCGGGAACGCAAACTATACTCTATGCACCCGATGGAAAGTTACGTTATATCCCATTATCGGCATTATATGATGGGAAACAGTGGTTAGTCGAACGTTTCGGTGTCAATCATATTACAGCAGCTAGTTTGACTAACTTGAACACGCCACGACAACAAGATTTAAGGATTTTAGCGGGTGCTTTTACTCAAGGTAGCTATCAAGTAGCCTTGGGTAATCGCCGCGTCGCTCTTTCGGGTTTACCATTTGCAGGTATAGAAGTAAAAACTTTAGCGTCTACTTTTCCCCAAACCAAAACACTTTTAGATCAGGCTTTTAGTCCTGAAGTTACAGTACCGCAAATGGATGATTACACAATTGTCCATTTGGCGACTCATGCGGCCTTTGTTGTGGGTAAGCCTGAAGATTCATTTATTTTATTTGGGAATGGCGATCGCGTAAATCTCACCAATATTGCTACATGGTCATTACCCAGGGTGGATTTAGTCGTGTTGAGTGCCTGCGAAACTGGTTTAGGTGGTCAGTTAGGCAACGGTCAGGAAATTTTAGGCTTCGGCTACCAAATCCAAAAAACGGGTGCTAAGTCCGCTATTGCATCACTCTGGACTGTAGATGATGGTGGTACTCAAGTCCTTATGAGTTCTTTTTATCACAAATTATCTTCGGGCAATCTCACGAAAGCTAGAGCCTTACAACTAGCCCAAATCGCCTTAATCACAGGAAATTTTCCGGCAAATAACAAAGCCATTTCAGCCCCTAATACTGATAGCTTAAGTCACCCATACTATTGGGCATCTTTTATTTTGATTGGTAATGGCTCATAA
- a CDS encoding DUF2839 domain-containing protein — MGEAKRRKEALKEEYAQEARILSWVPITKKQAELFMEWTTRGTWFCIGIIVFIWVTIRFIGPAFGWWQVV, encoded by the coding sequence ATGGGTGAAGCAAAGCGTCGCAAAGAAGCACTAAAAGAAGAATATGCTCAAGAGGCTCGTATCTTGTCTTGGGTCCCGATAACCAAAAAGCAAGCAGAACTATTTATGGAGTGGACGACTCGCGGCACTTGGTTCTGTATTGGCATTATAGTTTTCATCTGGGTGACTATCCGTTTTATCGGGCCGGCGTTTGGCTGGTGGCAAGTAGTTTAA
- a CDS encoding Txe/YoeB family addiction module toxin: MTRKLAWTNEAWNDYLYWQEQDKKTLKRINKLIEATIRLPFEGIGKPEALRENLAGFWSRRIDHTNRLVYAVDDEYLTIIACRYHYSD, encoded by the coding sequence ATGACTAGAAAGCTAGCATGGACGAATGAGGCTTGGAATGATTATTTATATTGGCAAGAGCAAGACAAGAAAACATTAAAACGAATTAACAAGCTGATTGAAGCAACAATCCGACTACCGTTTGAGGGTATCGGTAAGCCAGAAGCACTGAGGGAAAATCTAGCTGGCTTTTGGTCGCGGCGAATTGATCACACGAATCGGTTGGTTTATGCGGTGGATGATGAGTATTTAACGATTATTGCTTGTCGATACCACTATTCTGATTGA
- a CDS encoding F0F1 ATP synthase subunit gamma — translation MYQTDRCVNLSLFYNKVRQAAINQELLEVVGGAEALG, via the coding sequence ATGTATCAGACGGACAGATGCGTAAATCTTTCCTTGTTTTACAACAAAGTCCGCCAAGCAGCAATTAATCAAGAACTGCTTGAGGTTGTTGGTGGTGCAGAAGCACTGGGGTAG
- a CDS encoding F0F1 ATP synthase subunit gamma has product MPNLKSIRDRIQSVKNTKKITEAMRLVAAARVRRAQEQVLSTRPFADRLAQVLYGLQTRLRFEEANLPLLKKREVKSVGLLVISGDRGLCGGYNSNVIRRAENRTKELKAEGVDYTFVIVGRKATQYFQRRDQPIDASYTGLEQIPTADEATKIADELLSLFLSEKVDRIELIYTRFVSLVSSRPVVQTLLPLDPQGLEAADDEIFRLTTRGGQFEVERQSVANQVRPLPRDMIFEQDPVQILDSLLPLYLSNQLLRALQESAASELAARMTAMSNASDNAGELIKSLSLSYNKARQAAITQELLEVVGGAEALT; this is encoded by the coding sequence ATGCCTAATCTTAAATCAATACGCGATCGCATTCAGTCGGTCAAGAACACCAAAAAAATTACAGAAGCCATGCGCCTAGTAGCGGCGGCGAGAGTGCGGAGAGCGCAAGAACAAGTGCTATCCACTCGCCCCTTCGCTGATAGACTGGCGCAAGTGCTTTATGGACTACAAACCCGTTTGCGCTTTGAAGAAGCCAACCTCCCACTCCTGAAAAAACGGGAAGTGAAATCAGTAGGGTTGTTGGTAATTTCAGGCGATCGCGGTCTGTGTGGCGGCTACAATAGTAACGTCATCCGTCGTGCCGAAAACCGCACCAAGGAACTAAAGGCAGAAGGTGTAGACTACACATTTGTGATTGTTGGACGTAAAGCTACTCAATACTTCCAACGCCGCGACCAACCAATTGACGCTAGCTATACAGGCTTAGAACAAATTCCCACCGCCGACGAAGCAACTAAGATTGCTGACGAGTTGCTGTCTTTGTTCCTTTCCGAAAAGGTAGACCGCATCGAGTTAATCTACACTCGGTTTGTGTCCTTAGTTAGTTCTCGTCCTGTGGTTCAAACTTTGCTACCTCTTGACCCCCAAGGTTTAGAAGCAGCCGATGACGAAATTTTCCGCTTGACAACCCGTGGCGGTCAGTTTGAAGTTGAACGTCAGAGCGTGGCTAATCAAGTCCGTCCCTTACCCCGTGACATGATTTTTGAGCAAGACCCAGTACAAATTCTGGATTCCTTGCTGCCTTTATATTTGAGTAATCAACTCTTACGGGCATTACAAGAATCTGCCGCTAGTGAACTAGCAGCACGGATGACAGCAATGAGCAACGCCAGTGATAACGCTGGTGAATTGATTAAGTCCCTATCGTTGTCTTACAACAAAGCCCGTCAAGCCGCAATTACTCAAGAACTCCTTGAGGTTGTTGGTGGTGCAGAAGCCTTAACTTAG
- the atpA gene encoding F0F1 ATP synthase subunit alpha, whose amino-acid sequence MSISIRPDEISNIIQQQIEQYDQEVKVANVGTVLQVGDGIARIYGLEKAMAGELLEFEDGTIGIAQNLEEDNVGAVLMGEGRAIQEGSSVTATGRIAQIGVGEALVGRVVDALGRPIDGKGDIKASENRLIESPAPGIIARRSVHEPMQTGITAIDSMIPIGRGQRELIIGDRQTGKTAIAIDTIINQKGEDVVCVYVAIGQKASTVANVVQTLQEKGAMDYTVVVAASASEPATLQYLAPYTGATIAEYFMYKGKATLVIYDDLSKQAQAYRQMSLLLRRPPGREAYPGDVFYIHSRLLERAAKLSDELGKGSMTALPIIETQAGDVSAYIPTNVISITDGQIFLSSDLFNAGVRPAVNPGISVSRVGSAAQTKAMKKVAGKIKLELAQFDDLQAFAQFASDLDKATQDQLARGQRLRELLKQSQNEPLSVAEQVAILYAGINGYLDDIAVDKVTTFTKGFRDYLKSGVNPYYQSVQSKKVLADDEESALKAALDDYKKTFKATA is encoded by the coding sequence ATGAGCATATCAATTAGACCCGACGAAATTAGTAACATTATTCAACAGCAAATCGAGCAATACGACCAAGAAGTCAAAGTTGCTAACGTAGGAACTGTTCTGCAAGTTGGTGACGGTATTGCCCGGATTTATGGTCTAGAAAAGGCCATGGCGGGGGAATTGTTGGAATTTGAAGACGGCACTATCGGTATCGCCCAAAACTTGGAAGAAGATAACGTTGGTGCGGTGTTGATGGGTGAAGGTCGCGCAATTCAAGAAGGTAGCAGTGTCACCGCTACTGGTAGAATCGCCCAAATCGGTGTAGGCGAAGCCTTAGTTGGTCGCGTTGTCGATGCTTTAGGTCGTCCCATCGATGGTAAAGGCGATATCAAAGCCAGCGAAAACCGTTTGATTGAATCTCCAGCACCCGGTATTATTGCTCGTCGTTCTGTACACGAACCGATGCAAACCGGTATCACCGCTATCGACTCCATGATTCCCATCGGTCGTGGTCAACGGGAATTAATCATTGGCGACCGTCAGACAGGTAAAACTGCGATCGCTATTGACACTATCATTAACCAAAAAGGTGAAGATGTAGTTTGCGTCTACGTCGCCATTGGTCAAAAAGCTTCCACCGTTGCTAACGTAGTCCAAACCCTGCAAGAAAAAGGCGCAATGGACTACACCGTAGTTGTTGCAGCTAGTGCCAGTGAACCCGCTACATTACAATACCTAGCTCCTTACACCGGTGCTACCATTGCTGAGTACTTTATGTACAAAGGCAAAGCCACCCTGGTAATTTACGACGATTTATCCAAGCAAGCACAAGCTTATCGCCAAATGTCCTTGCTGCTACGTCGTCCACCCGGACGGGAAGCTTACCCCGGAGACGTATTCTACATTCACTCCCGCTTGTTGGAACGCGCTGCTAAACTCAGCGACGAATTGGGCAAAGGTAGCATGACCGCACTACCCATCATCGAAACCCAAGCTGGTGACGTTTCCGCATACATTCCTACCAACGTAATTTCCATCACCGACGGTCAGATTTTCTTGTCTTCTGACTTGTTTAACGCTGGTGTGCGTCCAGCAGTGAACCCCGGTATTTCCGTATCCCGTGTAGGTTCTGCGGCACAAACCAAAGCGATGAAGAAAGTAGCTGGTAAGATTAAACTGGAATTGGCACAGTTTGACGACCTCCAAGCCTTCGCGCAATTTGCTTCTGACTTAGATAAAGCTACCCAAGACCAGTTGGCAAGAGGTCAACGTTTACGGGAACTACTTAAACAGTCCCAAAATGAACCCTTGTCCGTAGCTGAACAAGTAGCGATTCTGTACGCTGGTATCAACGGTTACTTAGATGACATTGCTGTTGATAAAGTCACCACCTTCACCAAGGGCTTTAGAGACTACCTGAAGTCAGGTGTTAACCCTTACTATCAATCAGTACAAAGCAAAAAAGTGCTGGCTGATGATGAAGAAAGTGCATTGAAGGCAGCTTTAGACGACTACAAAAAGACCTTCAAAGCGACAGCGTAA
- a CDS encoding Uma2 family endonuclease, which translates to MTQTKVRLWNVDEYHRMLATGIIAADERVELIAGQVIPMSAKNPPHAATTLCASDYLKRLLAEVALVRVQDPIQLSQYSEPEPDIAIVRIDPRKYIDHHPTSQEVFLLVEVADTTLETDRRQKTPLYAQAGITEYWILDVNKFQVYVFREPSAGTYKQEFILGENATLSLIAFPEMEVEISQLFP; encoded by the coding sequence ATGACACAAACCAAAGTACGCTTGTGGAATGTAGACGAATATCACCGGATGTTGGCAACGGGTATTATTGCCGCCGATGAACGGGTAGAACTGATTGCAGGGCAAGTAATTCCGATGAGTGCTAAAAATCCTCCCCACGCAGCCACTACCCTGTGTGCTTCTGATTATCTCAAGCGGCTGTTGGCGGAAGTAGCCCTAGTTCGTGTACAAGATCCCATTCAGTTAAGCCAATATTCTGAACCTGAGCCGGATATTGCCATTGTTCGCATCGATCCGCGAAAATACATTGACCACCACCCTACATCACAGGAAGTATTTCTATTAGTTGAGGTAGCGGATACAACGCTAGAGACAGATCGTAGACAAAAAACACCTCTTTATGCTCAAGCGGGCATTACTGAATACTGGATTTTAGACGTAAATAAATTTCAGGTTTATGTTTTCCGCGAACCAAGTGCGGGGACTTACAAGCAAGAATTTATCTTAGGGGAGAATGCAACGTTATCTTTGATTGCTTTTCCAGAGATGGAAGTTGAGATTAGCCAGTTATTTCCCTAA
- a CDS encoding DUF1815 family protein: MFLRLAHQHRQFVQDLVMNLQALAIVLERRGYPASCYTCGDQMNSASFMVSLGNNHLIRFLVSDYGITWTEMRDDRELMKLEGAEAINQLQELADIVKQPTQVIGGSKVLAKRG, translated from the coding sequence GTGTTTCTAAGACTAGCACATCAACATCGGCAATTCGTCCAAGACTTGGTAATGAACCTACAAGCCTTGGCAATTGTACTAGAACGGCGGGGATATCCTGCATCTTGTTACACCTGCGGCGACCAAATGAACAGTGCTTCATTTATGGTTAGCCTAGGAAATAATCACCTGATTCGGTTTTTAGTATCCGACTATGGGATCACCTGGACAGAGATGCGGGACGATCGCGAATTGATGAAATTAGAAGGTGCGGAAGCTATTAACCAGTTGCAAGAACTAGCCGATATTGTGAAGCAACCTACACAAGTTATTGGAGGTAGTAAGGTTTTAGCAAAAAGAGGCTAA
- a CDS encoding helicase C-terminal domain-containing protein produces the protein MIEAEVHLSLHNFLRSQAGFPSWPHHLTMARLVARALRVGRSALIQVGAVCGYQGRYRTSFIASALMWHGSVIIVATEAVQQRLLRVEIPRLQQWLQVNKPIRTGDAWPDSEFQGLLLTSPEAWLKGQLTSSDNFPPGIPTIIDGVDDLEDWVRHQLTQTIQPQDWDQLILACPREVDAVRSAWAELTHEIFQHPANPYECYLIAQSEADILTRLCGVLESVEGIPTIWKEFCQQFSKLNDNSANLPIASPPPLFWSTIARRQGLFSLHYAPMELGSILAPIWQRQPVVLVGSALEPETEAPLFRQRLGLDDVTCLKFASDSQSEAIQLHIPYQLPLPNTPEFQAAFIHKVRTLLCLSATAPGLTVLLVGDVPLKAQSGAILAAEFGSRVQVEKTCLDDNGILVSGWEFWREHQAVLPAPQLLIIATLPLPSLENPLVAGRVAYYKRSHQDWFRLFLLPTALNELQRAVAPVRESQGVVALLDSRVVNRSYGSQILAALSPLARLNYLDPSLFAQGNEDNSV, from the coding sequence GTGATTGAGGCAGAAGTTCATTTGTCATTACATAACTTCCTGCGATCGCAGGCGGGTTTCCCTTCCTGGCCCCATCATTTAACGATGGCTCGGTTGGTAGCACGCGCCTTGCGCGTAGGCAGGAGTGCTTTAATTCAAGTAGGGGCGGTTTGTGGCTACCAAGGGCGGTATCGCACTAGTTTTATTGCCTCTGCTTTAATGTGGCACGGGTCTGTAATTATTGTTGCCACAGAAGCAGTACAGCAACGTCTACTGCGAGTGGAAATTCCCCGCTTACAGCAATGGCTACAAGTTAACAAACCAATCAGAACAGGTGACGCTTGGCCTGATTCTGAGTTCCAAGGGCTACTTCTGACCTCCCCAGAAGCTTGGTTAAAGGGTCAGTTAACATCTAGTGATAATTTTCCCCCAGGCATTCCTACCATTATTGATGGTGTCGATGATTTGGAAGATTGGGTACGTCATCAGCTTACCCAAACAATTCAACCCCAAGACTGGGATCAACTCATCCTTGCTTGTCCTCGTGAAGTTGATGCAGTTCGTTCTGCATGGGCGGAACTCACCCACGAAATATTCCAGCATCCGGCTAATCCCTACGAATGTTATTTGATTGCTCAATCAGAAGCGGATATCTTAACCCGTCTCTGTGGAGTTTTAGAATCTGTTGAGGGTATACCAACCATCTGGAAAGAATTTTGTCAGCAGTTCTCAAAACTCAACGATAATTCTGCCAATCTCCCCATTGCGTCACCCCCGCCGCTTTTTTGGTCAACTATTGCCCGTCGTCAAGGTTTATTTTCTTTACATTACGCGCCAATGGAATTAGGCAGTATTCTCGCCCCCATTTGGCAAAGACAACCCGTGGTATTAGTTGGTAGTGCCTTAGAACCAGAAACCGAAGCACCTCTGTTTCGGCAACGCTTGGGGTTAGATGATGTAACTTGCTTGAAGTTTGCCTCTGATAGCCAATCAGAAGCCATTCAACTGCATATTCCCTATCAGCTACCTCTCCCCAATACACCAGAATTTCAAGCAGCATTTATTCATAAAGTGCGGACACTTTTGTGTTTGAGTGCTACAGCCCCAGGATTGACAGTTTTATTGGTGGGAGATGTACCACTCAAGGCGCAATCTGGAGCAATTCTCGCCGCCGAGTTTGGTTCACGGGTACAGGTAGAAAAAACTTGTTTGGATGATAATGGTATTTTGGTCAGTGGTTGGGAATTTTGGCGAGAACATCAAGCTGTGTTGCCTGCACCCCAATTGTTAATTATTGCAACTTTACCCCTACCATCTTTAGAAAATCCCCTCGTGGCTGGTAGGGTAGCTTACTACAAGCGATCGCATCAAGATTGGTTTCGGTTATTCCTCTTACCCACCGCATTGAATGAATTACAACGGGCAGTTGCGCCTGTACGCGAAAGCCAAGGGGTTGTGGCTTTACTAGATAGTCGTGTAGTCAACCGTAGCTATGGTTCTCAAATTCTCGCTGCTCTGAGTCCTTTGGCACGTCTGAACTATCTAGATCCAAGTTTGTTTGCTCAAGGTAATGAAGACAATTCTGTTTAG
- a CDS encoding type II toxin-antitoxin system Phd/YefM family antitoxin encodes MKIVSFSEARNNLKAVLDRVVEDTDYTIITRRDAEDTVVMSLELFNSLLETVHLLNSPANAAHLERSIAQFKQGKVVERDLLDD; translated from the coding sequence ATGAAAATCGTCTCATTTAGCGAAGCGAGAAATAACCTCAAGGCTGTTTTAGATCGAGTGGTAGAAGATACCGACTATACAATCATCACCAGACGGGATGCGGAGGATACTGTGGTGATGTCACTAGAGTTATTTAATAGTTTGCTGGAAACTGTTCATTTGCTAAATTCTCCCGCTAATGCTGCCCATTTGGAGCGTTCTATTGCTCAGTTCAAGCAAGGGAAAGTAGTGGAGCGAGATTTGTTGGATGACTAG
- a CDS encoding M48 family metallopeptidase has protein sequence MPTYTGISSEAFRHPLDRQAEQALRNLPGFDLIARKFVEFVYERPQLVYLMGNTIQVGPRQYSTIYQMFRECVRDLDIYPEPALFVEQNPQANSYALGQEHPYIVINTGILDLLNEAEIRAVLAHELGHIKCGHTILIQMAMWAMSAASVIGELTFGIGNFVTQALIYAFFEWRRKAELSADRAALLVIDDLDTVMSSMMKLSGGSNKYANECSLKEFIKQSENYQALDEDGLNQVYKFLIYNGAQGMMLTHPFPVERVQYLRQWATSSEYQEIRRGNYQRSPAAGAVNVNAQTSDTEAEALRRKIEELQREIDKRKQSE, from the coding sequence ATGCCAACTTACACAGGAATTTCCAGCGAAGCCTTTAGGCATCCGCTAGATCGCCAAGCCGAGCAAGCTTTACGCAATTTACCAGGATTTGATTTAATTGCTCGTAAATTTGTGGAATTTGTTTACGAACGCCCTCAGTTAGTCTATCTAATGGGCAACACCATCCAAGTCGGGCCGCGTCAATATTCCACTATTTACCAGATGTTTCGTGAATGTGTGCGGGATTTAGATATTTATCCAGAACCAGCACTTTTTGTTGAACAAAATCCCCAAGCCAATAGCTATGCCTTGGGTCAAGAGCATCCTTACATAGTCATAAATACAGGGATACTAGACTTACTTAATGAAGCCGAAATTAGGGCGGTGTTAGCCCATGAACTGGGACATATTAAATGTGGTCATACTATTTTAATTCAAATGGCGATGTGGGCGATGAGTGCTGCGTCTGTTATCGGTGAATTAACCTTTGGTATTGGCAATTTTGTTACTCAAGCCTTAATTTACGCGTTTTTTGAATGGCGGCGTAAAGCTGAGTTATCAGCAGACCGAGCAGCATTGTTAGTGATTGATGATCTAGATACCGTGATGTCTTCCATGATGAAACTATCTGGCGGTAGTAACAAATATGCCAATGAATGTAGTTTAAAAGAGTTTATCAAACAGTCAGAGAACTATCAGGCACTGGATGAAGATGGACTAAATCAAGTGTATAAATTCTTAATATACAACGGCGCACAAGGGATGATGCTGACTCATCCTTTCCCAGTGGAGAGAGTGCAATATTTACGACAATGGGCAACATCATCAGAATATCAAGAAATTCGCCGAGGTAATTATCAGCGATCGCCTGCTGCTGGTGCAGTCAATGTCAATGCCCAAACCTCAGACACTGAAGCAGAAGCTTTACGCCGCAAAATTGAAGAATTACAACGAGAAATTGACAAACGGAAACAATCTGAGTGA
- the lysS gene encoding lysine--tRNA ligase: protein MSEEDIRAARLEKVEQLKQLGTNPYAYRWESTHHAAQLQEKFADLPSGEEVDVEVAIAGRIMARRVFGKLAFFTLQDETGTIQIYLDKNRIQESMADVDADAFNHLKQLTDAGDILGVTGTIKRTEKGELSVYVKQYTILTKSLLPLPDKWHGLTDVAKRYRQRYVDLIVNPEVRQTFRRRAQITAGIRRYLEQRDFLEIETPVLQSEAGGADARPFVTYHNTLEMELYLRIATELHLKRLIVGGFEKVFELGRIFRNEGISTRHNPEFTSIEVYQAYADYNDMMALTEGIITTVAQEVLGTLQITYQGESIDLTPPWRRVTMHDVVKEYTGLDFNSFSSLEEAKAASKNAGIPGVDEAQTIGKILNLAFEEKVETNLIQPTFVIDYPVEISPLAKPHRSQPGLVERFELFMVGRETANSFSELTDPIDQRQRLEAQAEKKAAGDLEAQGVDEDFLTALEYGMPPTGGLGIGIDRLVMLLTDSASIRDVIAFPLLKPEKSEASPEPAS from the coding sequence ATGTCGGAAGAAGATATCCGTGCCGCTAGGCTGGAGAAAGTAGAACAACTCAAGCAGCTAGGGACAAATCCTTACGCTTACCGTTGGGAATCTACCCACCACGCCGCCCAATTGCAAGAAAAATTTGCCGATTTACCCAGTGGTGAAGAAGTTGATGTAGAAGTCGCCATTGCTGGACGCATTATGGCGCGTCGTGTTTTCGGTAAGTTGGCTTTCTTCACCTTGCAAGATGAAACAGGCACAATTCAAATTTACCTGGATAAAAATCGTATTCAAGAAAGCATGGCAGATGTTGATGCTGATGCTTTTAATCACCTCAAACAACTCACAGATGCAGGCGACATCCTAGGAGTCACAGGTACAATTAAACGGACTGAAAAGGGCGAGTTATCGGTCTACGTCAAACAATACACCATCCTCACCAAATCCCTCCTGCCCCTACCCGACAAGTGGCACGGATTAACGGATGTTGCTAAACGCTACCGTCAACGCTACGTTGATTTGATTGTTAACCCCGAAGTCCGGCAAACCTTCCGCCGTCGCGCCCAAATTACGGCAGGTATTCGCCGCTATTTAGAACAGAGGGATTTCCTAGAAATTGAAACCCCAGTATTGCAAAGTGAAGCCGGCGGTGCAGATGCCCGTCCCTTTGTCACCTATCACAACACCCTAGAAATGGAACTGTATCTGCGAATAGCTACAGAACTCCATTTAAAGCGGTTAATTGTTGGTGGTTTTGAAAAAGTCTTTGAATTGGGGCGCATTTTCCGCAACGAGGGAATTTCTACCCGCCATAACCCTGAATTTACCTCAATTGAAGTTTACCAAGCCTACGCTGACTACAACGATATGATGGCGTTGACGGAAGGCATTATTACCACCGTTGCCCAAGAAGTTCTCGGTACGTTGCAAATTACCTACCAAGGAGAAAGTATAGATTTAACACCACCTTGGCGACGGGTGACAATGCACGATGTAGTCAAAGAATATACAGGTTTAGATTTCAATTCTTTCTCAAGTTTGGAAGAAGCGAAAGCCGCAAGTAAAAATGCTGGAATTCCTGGTGTAGATGAAGCCCAAACTATAGGTAAAATACTGAATTTAGCCTTTGAAGAAAAGGTAGAAACCAACTTAATTCAGCCTACTTTTGTGATTGACTACCCCGTAGAAATTTCACCTCTAGCTAAACCTCACCGTTCTCAACCTGGCTTAGTAGAACGGTTTGAATTATTTATGGTCGGACGGGAGACGGCTAACAGTTTCTCAGAGTTAACAGACCCCATCGACCAAAGACAACGCCTAGAAGCCCAAGCTGAAAAAAAAGCAGCCGGTGACTTAGAAGCCCAAGGCGTAGATGAAGACTTCCTCACCGCTTTAGAATATGGTATGCCCCCCACAGGCGGTTTAGGTATTGGGATTGATCGATTGGTAATGTTATTAACCGATTCTGCCAGTATTCGGGATGTAATTGCATTTCCCTTACTCAAACCAGAAAAATCAGAAGCATCCCCAGAACCAGCAAGTTAA